From Coffea arabica cultivar ET-39 chromosome 10e, Coffea Arabica ET-39 HiFi, whole genome shotgun sequence, one genomic window encodes:
- the LOC113712684 gene encoding uncharacterized protein At1g01500-like: MDSSHESLNNGKPADPAMQIIRHPAYQSHSKLVWLDIRVFYVRISSFMVDDSTPECLTLNHIPLSPDTLLEVNGARCSIYSEGSSCILRRDRLDKKSEEATFVSTDSIRLSGSVKFEVFHKEDLVLSGVLEMSCSNGFTSKYNGNPRKWSMNCETAMSAGAGFLKGKHIISSESSSPTIEVYVAGCFLGAPVILTKTLQFNHRKKPNRKVVLDSIPEYDTAATNKDDGSRADLQVTEDRSYKPESEEELNNMYWRRMEYIEGEDGEISWFNAGVRVGVGIGLGICLGVGIGVGLLVRTYQATTGSFRRRLM, from the exons ATGGACAGCTCTCATGAATCGTTGAACAATGGTAAACCAGCCGATCCTGCAATGCAGATTATACGGCATCCTGCTTACCAATCTCACAGCAAATTGGTTTGGCTTGATATAAGAGTGTTCTATGTCAGAATCAGCAGTTTTATGGTGGATGATTCAACCCCAGAATGTCTGACCCTCAACCATATCCCTCTCAGCCCTGATACTCTTCTTGAAGTGAATGGTGCAAGGTGTTCTATTTATTCAGAAGGGTCATCATGCATTCTTCGAAGGGATAGGCTAGATAAAAAATCTGAAGAAGCTACGTTTGTGAGTACTGACAGTATAAGGTTATCAGGGAGTGTGAAATTTGAGGTTTTCCATAAGGAAGATCTTGTGCTCTCTGGGGTTCTGGAGATGTCATGTAGTAATGGTTTCACCTCGAAGTATAATGGCAATCCTAGGAAATGGAGCATGAATTGTGAAACAGCGATGAGTGCTGGTGCAGGATTCCTGAAGGGCAAGCATATAATTAGTTCCGAGTCCTCGTCACCCACCATTGAAGTCTATGTTGCTGGTTGCTTCTTGGGTGCACCAGTCATCTTAACCAAGACTTTGCAGTTTAATCACCGCAAGAAGCCAAACAGAAAAGTGGTGCTGGATTCAATTCCGGAATATGATACTGCAGCAACCAACAAGGATGATGGATCTAGAGCTGATTTGCAG GTAACGGAGGACAGAAGCTATAAACCAGAAAGTGAGGAAGAGTTAAACAATATGTACTGGAGACGAATGGAATATATAGAAGGTGAAGATGGAGAAATATCCTGGTTCAATGCTGGTGTGAGGGTCGGAGTTGGCATTGGACTCGGTATTTGTCTTGGAGTCGGAATAGGAGTGGGTTTGCTCGTTCGCACGTACCAAGCCACCACCGGAAGCTTCAGAAGGCGGCTTATGTAG
- the LOC113712912 gene encoding uncharacterized protein, translated as MFRRWNNSHHEKDSDEQQEKVTELKAALGPLSGRGLQYCSDACLKRYLEARSWNVDKAKKMLEETLRWRSTYKPEEIRWHEVAVEGETGKVFRANFHDRHGRTVLILRPGKQNTTSIDNQIRHLVYLIENAILNLPEGQEQMAWLIDFTGWSITNNVPIKSAKDTVNVLQNHYPERLAVAFLYSPPRIFEAFWKIVKFFLDPKTFQKVKFVYPKNKDSVELMRSYFDVDNLPTEFGGKATLQYDHEEFSRQMAQDDVKAAKVWGFDKHPNGFTGAEVAPEPETLASPAS; from the exons ATGTTTCGTCGGTGGAACAATTCACATCACGAGAAGGATTCTGATGAGCAGCAGGAAAAG GTTACTGAACTTAAGGCTGCTTTGGGTCCTTTATCGGGACGTGGTTTACAGTATTGCAGTGATGCGTGCTTGAAGAGATACTTGGAAGCCAGAAGCTGGAATGTAGATAAAGCAAAAAAGATGTTGGAGGAGACATTAAGATGGAGGTCAACCTACAAGCCAGAAGAAATTCGCTGG CATGAGGTTGCTGTTGAGGGTGAGACTGGAAAGGTATTTAGAGCTAATTTTCATGACCGCCATGGAAGGACCGTTCTTATTCTGAGACCTGGAAAGCAG AACACAACATCTATCGACAACCAGATTAGACATCTGGTGTATCTCATCGAAAATGCCATCCTTAATCTGCCTGAAGGTCAAGAACAGATGGCTTGGTTAATAGACTTCACTGGTTGGTCTATAACCAATAATGTGCCAATCAAATCTGCCAAAGACACAGTAAACGTACTGCAAAACCATTACCCTGAGAGACTAGCTGTTGCATTCCTCTACAGTCCTCCACGTATTTTTGAAGCATTTTGGAAG ATTGTCAAGTTTTTTTTGGATCCCAAGACTTTTCagaaggtgaaatttgtgtaccCAAAAAATAAGGATAGTGTGGAGCTCATGAGGTCATATTTCGATGTGGATAATCTTCCGACAGAGTTTGGAGGAAAAGCCACGTTGCAGTATGATCATGAAGAGTTCTCAAGGCAAATGGCTCAGGATGATGTCAAAGCTGCAAAAGTATGGGGTTTTGACAAACATCCAAATGGTTTTACCGGAGCTGAGGTTGCACCTGAGCCGGAGACCCTTGCTTCGCCTGCCAGCTGA